A genomic region of Garciella nitratireducens DSM 15102 contains the following coding sequences:
- a CDS encoding DUF1002 domain-containing protein, whose amino-acid sequence MKKTVGIILIAVLLLSLAFPIINSTKADSIQAVVSLGADLTQEQREQMLNFMNVNPEEVNIIEVTNQEEANYLKDTAAADQIGSRAISSAYVEELKKGQGIQVQTHNITWVSEDMYENALVTAGVKDAKIIAAAPFKVSGTAALTGIMKAFETITGEKLDENAKKIANEEMVVTGELGEELGNKEDASELVKRVKEEVIERGVTDPEEIKKIIVEIQHDLNINLNEEQIQKLIQLMDKIKGINIDVNTLKEQVSQIGQKVKNVAENNEEVKGILGKITDFVKKLLDAILNIFQ is encoded by the coding sequence ATGAAAAAGACGGTAGGAATTATTCTAATAGCAGTATTATTATTGTCTTTGGCTTTTCCTATCATAAATAGTACAAAGGCCGATAGTATTCAAGCAGTGGTTTCTCTAGGAGCAGATCTGACTCAAGAACAGAGAGAACAAATGTTGAATTTTATGAATGTAAATCCAGAAGAAGTAAATATTATTGAGGTTACTAATCAAGAGGAAGCTAATTATTTAAAAGATACTGCAGCAGCAGATCAAATAGGAAGTCGTGCTATATCCTCTGCCTATGTAGAAGAATTAAAAAAGGGACAAGGAATACAAGTACAGACTCATAATATTACTTGGGTAAGCGAAGATATGTATGAAAATGCATTGGTTACAGCAGGGGTAAAAGATGCAAAAATTATAGCTGCAGCACCTTTTAAAGTATCTGGAACCGCAGCTCTTACAGGGATTATGAAAGCTTTTGAAACCATCACAGGAGAAAAATTAGATGAAAATGCAAAAAAAATAGCCAATGAAGAAATGGTAGTTACAGGAGAATTAGGAGAAGAATTAGGAAATAAAGAAGATGCCAGTGAATTGGTAAAAAGAGTCAAGGAAGAAGTAATAGAAAGAGGGGTTACTGATCCAGAGGAAATTAAGAAGATTATTGTAGAAATTCAGCATGATTTAAATATTAATCTAAATGAAGAACAAATACAGAAATTAATTCAATTAATGGACAAAATAAAGGGAATAAATATTGATGTAAATACTTTAAAAGAACAGGTTTCTCAAATAGGTCAAAAAGTAAAGAATGTTGCTGAAAACAATGAGGAAGTAAAAGGAATTTTAGGGAAAATTACAGATTTTGTTAAAAAATTGCTAGATGCTATTTTAAATATTTTTCAGTAA
- a CDS encoding protease complex subunit PrcB family protein encodes MNIENLENIDNLPEHLKKEIVKRKMEEFIDIYSWENHVYIIGSLGEKRKSGYKIHIKKVKEKNIGEWEIIVEKEEPKKGDIVAQVINHPLAVLDIKLEASHLFPNKVIIKNEKGKIIKRMKLRKKENDK; translated from the coding sequence ATGAATATAGAAAATCTGGAAAATATAGATAATTTACCGGAACATTTAAAAAAAGAAATAGTAAAACGAAAAATGGAAGAGTTTATTGATATTTATTCATGGGAAAATCATGTATACATTATAGGCAGTTTAGGAGAAAAAAGAAAATCTGGATATAAAATTCATATAAAAAAAGTAAAAGAAAAGAACATAGGAGAATGGGAGATCATAGTAGAAAAAGAAGAACCTAAGAAAGGAGACATTGTAGCTCAAGTAATCAATCATCCTTTAGCTGTTTTAGATATTAAATTGGAGGCATCTCATTTATTTCCGAATAAAGTAATAATAAAAAATGAAAAAGGGAAAATTATAAAAAGAATGAAATTACGAAAAAAAGAAAACGATAAATAG
- the ispF gene encoding 2-C-methyl-D-erythritol 2,4-cyclodiphosphate synthase, whose amino-acid sequence MRVGMGYDVHQLVENRQLIIGGVLIPYEKGLLGHSDADVLVHAIMDSLLGAAALGDIGKHFPDTDFKYKGVSSLKLLSDVVNKIKKKGYQIKNIDGIIVAQKPKCAPYIQKMRENLVNTMKIDLNQINIKATTTEGLGFIGKQEGVACYAVALLEEEK is encoded by the coding sequence ATGAGAGTAGGAATGGGCTATGATGTTCACCAATTAGTAGAAAATAGACAGTTGATTATAGGAGGAGTTTTGATTCCTTATGAAAAAGGATTATTAGGACATTCTGATGCAGATGTATTAGTTCATGCAATCATGGATAGTCTTTTAGGAGCAGCAGCTTTAGGGGATATAGGAAAACATTTCCCAGATACTGATTTTAAATATAAAGGAGTATCTAGCTTGAAACTTTTATCTGATGTAGTAAATAAAATAAAGAAGAAGGGGTATCAAATAAAGAATATCGATGGGATAATTGTAGCCCAAAAACCAAAATGCGCACCATATATACAAAAAATGAGAGAAAATTTAGTAAATACTATGAAAATAGACTTAAATCAAATAAATATAAAAGCCACTACTACTGAGGGATTGGGGTTTATAGGAAAGCAAGAGGGGGTTGCTTGTTATGCAGTGGCATTATTAGAGGAAGAAAAGTAA
- a CDS encoding bh protein has protein sequence MSYHHMDAMLFCIECNKNTNHTISYKNEKIENIQCNQCGRQIKVDHDYIERNFKEEIVQRVLSKPSRMTKEMEEDITLFITSLPFRVISKPYRIMKEIYKGK, from the coding sequence ATGTCCTATCATCATATGGATGCAATGTTATTTTGCATTGAATGTAATAAAAATACCAATCATACCATAAGTTATAAAAATGAAAAAATAGAAAATATTCAATGTAATCAATGTGGAAGACAAATTAAAGTAGATCATGATTATATTGAAAGAAATTTTAAGGAAGAAATTGTTCAGAGGGTATTAAGTAAACCTTCTAGAATGACCAAAGAAATGGAGGAGGATATTACTTTATTTATTACTAGCCTTCCTTTTCGAGTGATTTCAAAACCTTATCGTATTATGAAGGAAATCTATAAGGGAAAATAA
- a CDS encoding alpha-ketoacid dehydrogenase subunit beta, with amino-acid sequence MKEMTYAQAICLAMTEEMRRNQDIFLMGEDIGVYGGSFGVTKGMIEEFGEERIKDAPISEAAIVGSAVGAAITGMRPIIEMPFSDFITIGMDALINQGAKIRYMFGGKAKVPMVVRLPGGSGTGAAAQHSQSLEAWFCHIPGLKVVAASTPNDAKGLLKASIRDNNPVVFVESKLLYKKRGMVSEDPEFFIPLGQADIKKEGKDLTMITYGRMLSRVLKIAWKVKKEGIDVEVIDLRTLVPLDKDTIIQSVKKTGRAMIVHEAVKTGGYGGEILSTIVESEAFYFLKAPIIRLAGKDVPIPFNAQLEKAVVPSEREIQEAIYKIVDLKK; translated from the coding sequence ATGAAAGAAATGACTTATGCACAGGCAATTTGTTTAGCTATGACAGAAGAAATGAGGAGAAATCAAGATATTTTTTTAATGGGGGAAGATATAGGTGTTTATGGAGGATCTTTTGGAGTTACAAAAGGAATGATTGAAGAGTTTGGGGAAGAGAGAATAAAAGATGCACCTATTTCTGAAGCTGCGATTGTGGGATCAGCGGTAGGCGCTGCTATAACAGGAATGAGGCCTATTATAGAAATGCCTTTTTCAGATTTTATTACTATAGGAATGGATGCTTTAATAAATCAAGGGGCAAAAATAAGATATATGTTTGGTGGAAAAGCAAAAGTACCAATGGTAGTACGTTTGCCAGGAGGTTCGGGGACTGGTGCAGCTGCTCAACATTCTCAAAGTCTAGAAGCTTGGTTTTGTCATATACCGGGATTGAAGGTAGTGGCTGCCTCTACCCCTAACGATGCAAAAGGATTATTGAAAGCTTCTATTCGAGATAATAATCCAGTGGTATTTGTAGAATCCAAATTGTTATATAAAAAAAGGGGAATGGTATCGGAAGATCCTGAATTTTTCATCCCTTTAGGCCAAGCAGACATAAAAAAAGAAGGAAAAGATTTAACCATGATTACCTATGGAAGAATGCTATCTAGAGTATTAAAAATAGCTTGGAAAGTTAAAAAAGAAGGAATTGATGTAGAAGTTATTGATCTTAGAACTTTAGTTCCATTAGATAAAGACACCATTATTCAGTCCGTAAAGAAGACTGGTAGAGCCATGATTGTTCACGAGGCTGTAAAGACAGGAGGATATGGAGGAGAAATTTTATCAACCATTGTGGAAAGTGAGGCTTTTTATTTTTTAAAAGCACCTATAATACGTTTAGCAGGAAAAGATGTTCCTATCCCATTTAATGCTCAACTAGAAAAGGCAGTGGTTCCGAGTGAAAGAGAAATACAGGAAGCAATCTACAAAATAGTAGATTTAAAGAAATAA
- a CDS encoding thiamine pyrophosphate-dependent dehydrogenase E1 component subunit alpha has translation MQQARAFDETLDKFFKKGIMHGTTHLSIGEEASGVASCMALNKEDFITSTHRGHSHAIGKGMELNKMMAELFGKITGYCKGKGGSMHTADIEKGNLGANGVVGGGFAIATGAALTQKMKKTGKIVLCFFGDGASNEGSFHESMNLASVWKLPVIFFCENNFYGMSTPIEKSMNIKDIAVRAKSYNIPSYIIDGNDAIEVYEITKKAAKYCREGNGPILIESKTYRYLGHSKSDKNVYRTKEEIERWKKKDPIERLENYLIEKHIVTQEEIESIQKQVIKDIEEAVEYAKNSPEPSLDSLTEDVYA, from the coding sequence ATGCAACAAGCAAGAGCTTTTGATGAAACATTGGATAAATTTTTTAAAAAGGGTATAATGCATGGAACCACTCATTTATCGATAGGAGAAGAGGCATCGGGAGTAGCTTCTTGTATGGCTTTAAACAAAGAGGATTTTATTACTTCTACTCATAGGGGACATAGCCATGCAATAGGAAAAGGAATGGAACTTAATAAAATGATGGCAGAACTATTTGGAAAAATAACTGGCTATTGTAAAGGCAAAGGGGGATCAATGCATACAGCAGATATAGAAAAGGGAAATCTTGGTGCTAATGGAGTTGTAGGAGGAGGATTCGCCATTGCTACAGGGGCAGCGTTAACACAAAAAATGAAAAAGACAGGAAAGATTGTTCTTTGTTTTTTTGGAGATGGAGCTTCTAATGAAGGATCTTTTCATGAGAGTATGAATCTTGCGTCGGTTTGGAAATTACCGGTGATCTTTTTTTGTGAGAATAATTTTTATGGTATGTCTACCCCAATAGAAAAATCTATGAATATAAAAGATATAGCTGTTCGTGCAAAATCTTATAATATTCCTAGCTATATAATAGATGGAAATGATGCGATAGAAGTATATGAGATTACAAAGAAAGCAGCAAAGTATTGTAGAGAAGGGAACGGTCCTATACTTATTGAAAGTAAAACTTACCGCTATTTAGGACATTCTAAAAGTGATAAAAATGTTTATAGAACAAAAGAAGAAATTGAACGTTGGAAAAAGAAAGATCCTATTGAAAGATTGGAAAATTATCTAATAGAGAAACATATTGTGACACAAGAAGAAATTGAAAGCATTCAAAAGCAGGTTATAAAAGACATAGAAGAAGCAGTAGAATATGCAAAAAATAGTCCAGAACCATCTTTGGATAGTTTAACAGAAGACGTTTATGCGTAA
- the ispD gene encoding 2-C-methyl-D-erythritol 4-phosphate cytidylyltransferase encodes MNKPYVTAIIVAAGQGTRMKAGVNKQYLLLQGKPILAHTIQVFERCELIHEVIVVVGKNEKLKCLQEIIRPYGYEKVKRIVIGGDTRQQSMYNGLKAVTPHTDIVITHDGARPLIHQEILKKSIQETQIHKATIVGVPVKDTIKMINENGFVHTTPKRDLVWIVQTPQSFSYGLIIEAHERAYKESFIGTDDATLVERIGHPIKIIKGEYDNIKITTPEDLIMAEAILNIQR; translated from the coding sequence ATGAATAAACCCTATGTTACTGCAATTATTGTAGCTGCAGGGCAAGGAACAAGAATGAAAGCAGGAGTAAATAAACAATATTTACTCCTGCAGGGAAAACCCATTTTAGCTCATACTATCCAAGTTTTTGAAAGATGTGAGTTAATTCATGAAGTCATTGTAGTAGTGGGTAAAAATGAAAAATTAAAATGTTTACAGGAAATAATAAGACCTTATGGATACGAAAAAGTAAAAAGGATTGTAATAGGAGGTGATACTAGACAACAATCTATGTATAATGGATTAAAAGCAGTGACTCCCCATACAGATATTGTGATTACTCATGATGGGGCCAGACCTTTAATTCATCAAGAAATTTTAAAAAAGAGTATTCAAGAAACACAAATTCATAAGGCTACCATTGTAGGAGTGCCAGTAAAAGATACCATAAAAATGATTAATGAAAATGGTTTTGTACATACTACTCCTAAAAGAGATTTAGTATGGATAGTACAAACACCTCAAAGTTTTTCTTATGGTTTAATTATAGAAGCACATGAAAGAGCTTATAAAGAAAGTTTTATAGGAACTGATGATGCTACTTTAGTAGAGAGAATAGGACATCCTATAAAAATTATAAAAGGGGAATACGATAATATTAAAATTACCACCCCTGAAGATCTTATTATGGCAGAGGCAATACTGAATATTCAAAGATGA
- a CDS encoding PIN/TRAM domain-containing protein: MVNKIMRSLLVILGMILGQQAMYYAIRLIPGLEITPVFAIISYIIGALIGGLVLFMISPKIIKKGKQSTYRMEKNLEKMSINEIVFGVLGLIVGLVIASLVSFPINNVPIPWIGNIISFILYIILGYLGYSLATKKKDELLNLSTLFKKHAKENKEIKQGKEEYGIAKILDTSVIIDGRIFDICKTGFIEGPLIIPHFVLEELRHIADSSDSLKRNRGRRGLDILNKIQKELSILVKISEKDFSDVMEVDVKLLKLAQYFNGKVVTNDYNLNKVAEFQGVEVLNINELANAVKPVVLPGEEMEVQVIKDGKESGQGIAYLDDGTMIVVENGKKHVGETIEVIVTSVLQTAAGRMIFSRRKESERVNHKVS; this comes from the coding sequence ATGGTAAATAAAATAATGAGAAGTTTATTAGTTATTTTAGGTATGATTTTGGGGCAACAAGCGATGTATTATGCAATACGTCTCATTCCTGGTTTAGAAATTACGCCTGTATTTGCAATCATATCCTATATAATAGGAGCATTGATCGGTGGTTTGGTATTATTTATGATATCCCCTAAGATAATAAAAAAGGGAAAACAATCTACTTATAGGATGGAAAAGAATCTTGAGAAAATGTCTATAAATGAAATTGTTTTCGGAGTATTGGGTCTTATCGTTGGACTAGTTATTGCAAGTTTAGTTAGCTTTCCAATTAATAATGTTCCGATTCCATGGATAGGCAATATTATTTCTTTTATTTTATATATTATATTAGGGTATTTAGGCTATAGTTTAGCTACTAAAAAAAAGGATGAATTGTTGAATTTAAGTACTTTATTTAAAAAGCATGCAAAAGAGAATAAAGAGATAAAACAGGGAAAAGAAGAATATGGGATTGCAAAGATTTTAGACACTAGCGTTATTATTGATGGAAGAATTTTTGATATTTGTAAGACTGGATTTATAGAAGGACCTTTGATTATACCTCACTTTGTATTGGAAGAATTAAGACACATTGCTGATTCTTCCGATTCTTTAAAAAGAAATCGTGGGAGAAGAGGATTAGATATTCTAAATAAAATACAAAAAGAACTTAGTATTTTAGTTAAGATTTCAGAAAAAGATTTTTCTGATGTGATGGAAGTAGATGTAAAATTATTAAAGCTAGCTCAATATTTTAATGGAAAGGTAGTTACCAATGATTATAATTTAAATAAGGTTGCTGAATTTCAAGGAGTAGAGGTCTTAAATATCAACGAACTTGCCAATGCCGTAAAGCCTGTAGTATTACCGGGAGAAGAAATGGAAGTACAGGTTATCAAAGATGGAAAAGAATCGGGACAAGGGATCGCATATTTAGATGATGGTACAATGATCGTAGTAGAAAATGGTAAAAAACATGTAGGAGAAACGATAGAGGTCATTGTTACTAGTGTATTACAAACTGCAGCAGGAAGAATGATTTTTTCTAGACGAAAAGAATCAGAAAGAGTAAATCATAAGGTATCATAA
- a CDS encoding CarD family transcriptional regulator, translated as MFNIGDKIVYPMHGAGVIEGIEEKEILGKKRKYYVMRLPLGDMKVMIPIDNTENIGLREVINEEQLAEVIEILKGSKSKMSQNWNRRYRANMDKIKSGDIYEIAEVVRNLVLLDEEKGLSTGERKMLNSAKQILISEFALIRNLSEQEAENMLQNILSQ; from the coding sequence ATGTTTAATATTGGTGATAAAATTGTCTATCCTATGCATGGGGCTGGAGTTATAGAGGGGATTGAGGAAAAAGAAATTTTAGGGAAGAAAAGGAAATATTATGTTATGAGATTACCTCTTGGGGATATGAAAGTGATGATTCCTATAGATAATACAGAAAATATTGGACTGAGGGAAGTCATTAATGAAGAACAATTGGCAGAAGTAATAGAAATATTAAAAGGATCAAAAAGTAAAATGTCTCAAAATTGGAATAGAAGATATCGTGCAAATATGGATAAAATTAAAAGTGGAGATATTTATGAGATAGCTGAGGTAGTAAGAAATTTAGTGCTTTTAGATGAAGAAAAAGGATTATCCACTGGAGAGCGTAAAATGCTTAATAGTGCAAAGCAAATTCTAATTAGCGAATTTGCTTTGATAAGGAATCTTTCTGAACAAGAGGCTGAAAATATGCTACAAAATATTTTATCACAATAA
- a CDS encoding DUF1573 domain-containing protein — protein MSDKIFDKFQNSVSQLLIKHKSILDVLTKQQESITRVNRAIIKAVTSCGCIEINASKQEISDEISIEHIQDILDNHLSGQLCDHCQDIIKQEMGNHLFYLAALCNLLDLNLSDIIEKEQKKIHTLGIYNMLR, from the coding sequence ATGAGCGATAAAATTTTTGACAAATTCCAAAATTCTGTTTCCCAACTATTAATTAAACATAAAAGTATTTTAGATGTTCTCACCAAACAACAAGAGTCTATCACTCGGGTCAATCGTGCTATTATAAAGGCAGTTACTTCCTGTGGCTGCATTGAAATAAATGCATCTAAACAAGAAATATCTGATGAAATATCTATTGAGCATATTCAAGATATATTAGATAATCATTTAAGTGGTCAATTATGTGATCATTGTCAAGATATTATCAAACAAGAAATGGGAAATCATTTATTTTACTTAGCTGCTCTTTGTAATCTTTTAGATCTTAATTTATCTGATATTATAGAAAAAGAACAAAAGAAAATTCACACCTTAGGCATTTATAATATGCTTCGATAA
- the radA gene encoding DNA repair protein RadA gives MSKIKKKFICQECGYESARWMGKCPECEKWNTFVEEFYTSKSSINEIKTSTSNIAITLEDVIIEEEKRFSTGMRELDRVLGGGVVPGSLILIGGDPGIGKSTILLQISNQMAKENLKVLYVSGEESVKQIKLRADRLKVYEQGLYILSETNMFVIEKVIEQIKPNVLMIDSVQTMYHSDLSSAPGSVGQVREITARLMPIAKEKGIATFLVGHVTKQGAIAGPRVLEHMVDTVLYFEGERHQTYRILRAVKNRFGSTNEIGMFEMRDRGLEEVKNPSEMLLSGRPIDSPGTIAIPCIEGTRPILIELQALVSYTNFGMPRRMATGIDYNRVILLIAIIEKRLGMQLQNQDAYVNIIGGLKVDEPSVDLGVILAIASSFKNIPIDPGMVALGEVGLTGEVRSVQFIEKRIMEAQKMGFKKCIIPKSNLKGLKKTEEIEVIGVSTVYEALRYTF, from the coding sequence ATGTCTAAAATAAAGAAAAAATTTATTTGCCAGGAATGTGGTTATGAAAGTGCTAGGTGGATGGGAAAATGTCCAGAATGTGAGAAATGGAATACGTTTGTAGAAGAATTCTATACTTCGAAATCTTCTATCAATGAAATAAAGACCTCCACTTCTAATATTGCCATTACATTAGAAGATGTGATAATTGAAGAGGAAAAAAGATTTTCTACAGGAATGAGAGAATTAGATAGAGTATTAGGAGGAGGAGTTGTTCCTGGATCTTTAATTTTAATTGGAGGAGATCCTGGAATTGGAAAATCTACCATTCTTCTTCAAATAAGCAATCAAATGGCAAAGGAGAATTTAAAAGTATTATATGTATCTGGAGAAGAATCTGTAAAACAAATAAAACTTCGAGCAGATCGTTTAAAAGTTTATGAGCAAGGATTATATATTTTATCAGAAACCAATATGTTTGTAATTGAAAAAGTAATAGAACAGATAAAGCCAAATGTTTTAATGATTGATTCTGTACAAACTATGTATCATTCAGATCTATCATCTGCTCCTGGTAGTGTAGGTCAGGTAAGAGAGATTACTGCTAGACTTATGCCTATTGCTAAAGAAAAAGGAATCGCAACTTTTCTTGTAGGACATGTAACCAAGCAAGGCGCTATTGCAGGACCAAGAGTTTTAGAACATATGGTGGATACAGTATTGTATTTTGAAGGGGAACGCCATCAGACCTACAGAATATTAAGGGCTGTAAAAAATCGATTTGGATCTACTAATGAAATAGGAATGTTTGAAATGAGAGATCGAGGTTTAGAAGAAGTTAAAAATCCTTCTGAGATGCTCTTAAGTGGTAGGCCAATAGATAGTCCTGGTACCATTGCTATTCCATGTATAGAAGGGACAAGGCCTATTTTAATTGAATTGCAAGCCCTAGTAAGTTATACAAATTTTGGAATGCCCAGAAGAATGGCAACAGGGATCGATTATAATAGAGTAATATTACTAATAGCTATTATAGAAAAAAGATTAGGAATGCAATTACAAAATCAAGATGCTTATGTAAATATTATTGGTGGTTTAAAAGTAGATGAACCTTCTGTGGATTTAGGTGTAATATTAGCCATTGCTTCTAGTTTTAAGAATATTCCTATTGATCCTGGTATGGTTGCTTTAGGGGAAGTAGGGCTTACTGGAGAGGTGCGTTCCGTACAATTTATAGAAAAAAGAATTATGGAAGCACAAAAAATGGGATTCAAAAAATGTATCATTCCTAAAAGTAATTTAAAAGGGTTAAAGAAAACAGAAGAAATTGAAGTTATTGGAGTTTCTACTGTTTATGAAGCATTACGATATACTTTTTAA
- a CDS encoding ATP-dependent Clp protease ATP-binding subunit encodes MFGRFTEKAQQALAFAQQEAIDLNHNYVGTEHILLGLIRQGDGVAAVALKNLGVDLEKARQEVIHIIGRGNSGTTQIIGYTPRTKRVLELSLAEARALGHNYIGTEHLLLGLIREGEGVAAKVLNDLGVHLEKARQEVMSLLNSGISSSGASTRQGSNNTPTLDQFGRDLTELARDGKIDPVIGREKEIERVIQILSRRTKNNPCLIGEPGVGKTAIAEGLAQKIIEGKIPENLKDKRVVSLDLSAMVAGAKYRGEFESRLKKVMEEIKNSDNIILFIDELHTIVGAGAAEGAIDASNIIKPALARGELQTIGATTLDEYKKYIEKDAALERRFQPIIVGEPTTEESLKILHGLRDKYEAHHGVKITDEALKAAVELSDRYINDRFLPDKAIDLIDEAASRVRLRSLTAPPEIKEYEDRVEKLEQEKAEAISSQDFEKAAKIRDEQQQVKKQLEEIKEDWEKKNNKSSNEVDEEDIAAIVSNWTGVPIKQLTQDESERLLHLEEELHKRVIGQEEAVNAVSQAIRRARVGLKDPNRPIGSFIFLGPTGVGKTELTKALAEVMFGDEDAMIRIDMSEYMEKHTVSRLIGSPPGYVGYDEGGQLTEKVRRKPYSVILLDEIEKAHPDVFNILLQILEDGRLTDGKGRTVDFKNTIIIMTSNVGAHTIRRQKTLGFATQDSEKKDAYNKMKENIMDELRKTFRPEFLNRIDEVIVFHQLEESDLKEIIDIMLNSLTKRLEKLDIHVEFSENAKKFLARKGFDVEYGARPLRRAIQKEIEDQLSEEMLKGNVKTGDHVLIDEKDGKLMFKAQ; translated from the coding sequence ATGTTTGGAAGATTTACAGAAAAGGCTCAGCAGGCTTTAGCTTTTGCTCAACAAGAAGCAATAGATTTGAATCATAATTATGTAGGAACAGAACATATTCTTTTAGGACTTATTAGACAAGGAGATGGAGTAGCTGCGGTGGCTCTTAAGAATTTAGGTGTAGATTTAGAAAAGGCGAGACAAGAAGTAATTCATATTATTGGAAGAGGAAATTCAGGAACTACACAGATTATAGGGTATACTCCAAGGACTAAAAGAGTTTTAGAATTAAGCTTAGCAGAGGCAAGAGCTTTAGGACATAACTATATTGGAACAGAACATTTATTATTAGGTTTAATTCGAGAAGGAGAGGGAGTTGCAGCTAAAGTATTAAATGATTTAGGAGTACATTTAGAAAAGGCGAGACAAGAGGTGATGAGTTTATTAAATTCTGGAATTAGTTCCTCAGGAGCAAGCACACGGCAAGGAAGTAATAATACGCCTACCTTAGATCAATTTGGACGAGATCTAACGGAGTTAGCTAGAGATGGGAAGATAGATCCTGTTATTGGGAGAGAAAAGGAAATTGAACGTGTAATTCAAATTTTAAGTAGAAGGACCAAGAATAATCCTTGTCTTATTGGAGAACCAGGGGTAGGGAAAACTGCTATTGCAGAAGGATTAGCGCAAAAAATTATAGAAGGAAAAATCCCTGAAAATCTAAAAGATAAAAGAGTGGTTAGTCTAGATTTATCGGCTATGGTTGCAGGAGCAAAATATAGAGGTGAATTTGAAAGCCGTTTAAAAAAAGTAATGGAAGAAATTAAGAATTCAGATAATATTATTTTATTTATTGATGAATTACACACTATAGTAGGAGCAGGAGCTGCAGAAGGTGCAATTGATGCTTCTAATATTATAAAACCTGCTTTAGCAAGAGGAGAATTACAAACCATAGGTGCAACTACTTTAGATGAATATAAAAAATATATTGAGAAAGATGCAGCTTTAGAACGAAGATTTCAACCTATTATTGTGGGAGAACCAACGACAGAAGAATCATTAAAAATTTTACATGGTCTTAGGGATAAATACGAGGCTCATCATGGAGTAAAAATTACAGATGAAGCATTAAAAGCAGCAGTGGAACTTTCAGATCGTTATATTAATGATAGATTTTTACCAGATAAGGCTATTGACTTAATTGATGAGGCTGCTTCTAGAGTAAGACTTAGAAGTCTTACAGCTCCTCCAGAGATCAAAGAGTATGAAGATAGAGTAGAAAAATTAGAGCAAGAAAAAGCAGAAGCCATTTCTAGTCAAGATTTTGAAAAAGCTGCTAAAATTAGAGATGAACAACAACAAGTAAAAAAACAGTTAGAAGAAATTAAAGAGGATTGGGAAAAGAAAAATAATAAGTCTTCTAATGAGGTGGATGAGGAAGATATTGCAGCTATTGTTTCTAATTGGACGGGAGTTCCCATAAAACAATTAACTCAAGATGAATCTGAAAGATTATTGCATTTAGAAGAAGAACTTCATAAAAGAGTAATTGGACAAGAAGAGGCGGTAAATGCGGTATCTCAAGCAATACGTCGAGCTAGAGTAGGGCTTAAGGATCCTAATAGACCGATTGGTTCATTTATTTTCCTAGGGCCTACAGGAGTTGGAAAAACAGAACTTACTAAGGCTTTAGCAGAGGTTATGTTTGGAGACGAAGATGCCATGATCCGAATTGATATGTCAGAGTATATGGAGAAACATACTGTCTCTAGATTGATTGGTTCTCCCCCAGGATATGTAGGCTATGATGAAGGAGGACAGTTAACTGAAAAAGTAAGAAGAAAGCCTTATTCTGTAATTCTTTTAGACGAAATTGAAAAAGCGCATCCAGATGTATTTAATATTTTGTTGCAAATTCTTGAAGATGGCAGATTGACAGATGGTAAAGGTAGAACTGTAGATTTTAAAAATACTATCATTATTATGACTTCTAATGTAGGAGCTCATACAATAAGAAGACAAAAGACTCTAGGATTTGCTACCCAAGACAGTGAGAAAAAAGATGCCTATAATAAAATGAAAGAGAATATTATGGATGAATTAAGAAAGACTTTTCGCCCTGAATTCTTGAATAGAATTGATGAAGTGATTGTATTTCATCAATTAGAAGAATCTGATTTAAAAGAAATTATAGATATTATGCTCAATTCTTTAACTAAAAGATTGGAAAAATTAGATATTCATGTGGAATTTTCAGAAAATGCAAAGAAATTTCTTGCGAGAAAAGGATTTGATGTTGAGTATGGAGCAAGACCGTTAAGACGAGCGATTCAAAAAGAAATAGAGGATCAATTATCGGAAGAAATGCTAAAGGGAAATGTAAAAACTGGAGATCATGTATTGATTGATGAAAAAGATGGGAAATTAATGTTTAAAGCTCAATAA